AGTGAGCGTAGCCGACGTCGACAACGCTTCGTCTGTCGCCATTTCATGGGAGTGGGCCTCGAGACTGTCGGGGGAGTTTGCCGCATCGGAGCCTGCTCAGGATTCGGGAAAGCTATTCCAGTTCGCAGTTCGTGATTTCTTGGAGCGCGGTTTCGGCCTCGGCGCCGAAATTCGCCCTGGTAATTGGCATTGGAAGACGGAGTTCGGTATCTCTAATTTTGACCAATATGCACACATGAACGACATTCGCACCGCCCTGGAGGCCAATAAGGAGCTGCGGACAATCTTTTCCGAGCAGTTCATCGTAAAGCCGGATATCGTCGTGTATCGCAGCCCGTTGCGTGGAGAAGATGTTGGTCGACAAGACGGGGCTCCCGTCGGAAACCTCTCTCCGCTGCTTGATGATGCTCAGCTCAGTCATGGACATCCACTTCTTCACGCGAGCGTCTCGTGCAAGATTACGATGCGTTCTGACCGTGCTCAAAATACACGAACGGAGGCACTGAACCTTCTGCGTAATCGCAAGGGGAGAGCGCCGTCAATCGTTGCGGTTACGGCCGAGCCGCTGCCCACGCGTTTATCTTCGCTCGCTCTCGGAACTGGCGACGTCGATTTCGTGTATCACGCTGCGCTGCCAGAGCTACGCGAAGCCCTTACCGCGATCGGCAATGAGGATCAATTGGATATGCTTAACACCATCGTCCATGGACGACGTCTCCGCGACATTTCCGATCTAGTTCTCGACCTGCTTATCTAACGGGTAATCCCGCTTGGGCCAACACGAAGTCCCAGTGGCCCGGTTCGGAAATAATTGCGGGCCTAGCTCGATGGTCAACCCTGAACGCTTCGTCACGGCGAGCGGTAGCTCATGACATCGACGGACAGCATGCGGCGTACATGAATAGCAATTTGTCTGCTCAACTCCACCGGAAGAGCGTTTCCGATCTGCTTCGCCGCTTGGACGCTCGACCCCACGAAGATAAAGTCATCCGGGAATGTTTGCAGTCTTGCTGCCTCACGAATTGTGATGGGCCGATGAGCTTCGGGATGGAGATAGCGTCCCTTTTCGGGCTTGAAGAATTCGGTGCGGATCGTCGGCGCAGGCTCGTCCCACTTCATTCTGCCAAACACGTCGGTGCTTCCGCTTGTCTTGTTGAGCCAGCATCTTGGCGTAATGTCCGGTCGCGATCGCATCAAGTCAAAGCGATTGCCGCCAGGCGGTACCGCTCTATACCGCTCGAGGGAAATCGCGGTTGGCCTACGCGCGATGTGCCAATTCTTGCCGTCCGGCCATATGGGCAAGTCTCCTATCGCGTCGCGTACCGTGCGACGCAACGCAACTTCAGGCTTCGGTAGCGAAGCCGCCCCTATCCGACTCCCAATGGTGATTGCCCGCTTCCGCCGTTGTGGGACGCCAAAATCTGACGCGTTGAGTACTTGAAATGCGACGTCATAGTTTAGGTCCACCACACATTTAGTCAGCAGTTCGAATTCGCTGGACTTCAAAAACTCGGGTACGTTTTCAATTACAAAGACCTTCGGGCGTACTACGTCTAAGACCCGGACGTAGTGCTTCCAAAGCTTGTTCGTCGGGTCCTCATACTTCCAGTCACCCATCCGCCCGAGCGGGGAAAATCCCTGACACGGCGGGCCACCGACAAGTACATCGATTCGCGGTGTTTCAAGATCCATCGGCCAAAGCGAGATATTTGGGAGACTCCACCTGAGTGCTTCAGAACTGCGCTCAACGTACATTTCCTCGATGCGGCAAGTAAAAATGTGATTTCCAAAATTCTCGGAATATGAACGTGCAGCCCACTTATTGCTTTCGACTGCTGCAACCGGGGTGAATCCAGCGGCACGAAACCCTGCGGTGATTCCGCCTGCACCGGCAAATAGGTCGGCTATGAGTAGTCCAGAGCTTCGTCCAGCGCGAGCCGCGAACACGGTGGCCTCCACGGGCCACGCGACCTATCTGCAGATGCGCTCTGCACCGCGGACCCGTGGTCCCGTCACGACGAGAGGCGCTAATGGCTAGCCTCTAGCGGGCCTCGTCCTCAATAAAAGCGCGCGACCAAGCATTGCGTCGCTTGCGTAGGCCGCAACCCCGGGAAAGACTTCATCGATGCGGCCCACGGAGAGTAAGGATGCGTTCATAGCGGTTACATTTTAGCAACTCATACTCGGGTTGCACTCAGGGCCTTCCGCGAACCGATCCTCTTCGCTACAAGCCGATCATCCGCGCAATCACGAGTCGCTGCACCTCGTTGGTCCCCTCGCCGATCTCGTTGATCTTTTGATCGCGGTACATGCGCGAGACGGGGTACTCGTCCATGAACCCGTACCCCCCATGGATCTGCACCGCCTCGTTGACGACGCGACGCGAGACCTCACCCGAATACAGTTTCGCCAATGACGCGGACAGCTCGTACGGCCGCTTGTTGTCCTTCTCCCACGCGGCCTTGATCACCATGAGCTTGGCGTGCTCGATCTCCATCAGCATGTCGGCGAGCTTGAACTGGATCGCCTGGAACTTGCTGATCGTCGTGCCAAACGCGCGGCGCTGCGTGGCGTACTTGTAGGCCTCGTCGTACGCGCCCATCGCGACGCCCACCGATAGCGCCGCCACCGAGATCCGACCCCCGTCGAGGATGGTCAGGAACTGCTTGAGCCCCCGCCCCCGCGGCCCGAGCAGATTCTCTTCGGGCACCGCCGCGTCGACGAACGACAGCTCCCGGGTATCCGACGCCCGCCAGCCCATCTTCGCGTACTTCTTCGAGCGGGTGAAGCCGGGCGTGTCCTGCGGGACGATCAGGTTCGAGATCTCTTTCCGCCCGTCGGCCCCAACCCCGGTGACGGCGGTGATAGTGGTGCCGCCGGTGATGTCGGTGCCGCTGTTGGTGATGAAGGCCTTGGTCCCGTTGATCACCCAGCGGCCGTCCCGCAGCTCGGCTCGGGTCTGGGTGTTGCCGGCGTCTGAGCCCGCTTCCGGCTCCGTGAGGCCGAAGCCCCACAGGCGTTCGCCCTTGGCCAGGGGGACGAGCCACTTCTGCTTCTGTTCCTCGGTGCCGAACAAATAGATGGGGGAAGCCCCGAGCGAGACGTGCGCAGCCAGCGTGATGCCGGTCGAGGCGTCGGCGCGGCTGATCTCCATGACCGCGAGCGCGTAGCTCACCGTGTCGGCGCCGGCGCCGCCGCACTCTTCCGGGAAGGGCAGACCCATCAACCCGAGCTCGGCCATCTTCGCGACCAGATCGTACGGGAACCGCTCCTCGCGGTCGTTGCGTTCCGCCTGTGGCGCGACCTCGTTGCGCGCGAAGTCTCGGCACAGGTCTTGGATCGCTTTCTGGTCGTCGGTGAGGTCGAAATTCATGGTCGATCGCAGGTCTAAGCCGTGCGCCGCCCAATACCTCTTCAAACCTGCGCCGGAGTACCGTCGATAGCATGATCAGACTCCGCGGCGTGTCGCTCACGTACCCGAATGGGACGCGAGCGCTGGACGACGTCGATCTCGAGATCGAAAAAGGTAGCTTCGTGTTCCTGGTGGGCCACAGCGGCACCGGGAAGTCGTCGCTCCTGCGCCTCCTCTACCGCGAGGAGGTTCCCGACCGTGGTGAAGTGACCGTCGACGGCATTCGCGTCGACACGCTGCGCCGCGGCAAAGTCTCGCGGCTACGCCGCAACATCGGCGTGGTCTTCCAAGACTTCAAGCTGCTCAACCGCAAGACGGTCTGGGAGAACGTCGCGTTCGCGCTCCAGGTCACCGGCGTCGGCACGCGCGACCTGATGCGCATGGTGCCGCGCGCGCTCGATCTGGTCGGCCTCTCGCACAAGAGCCGCATGTTCCCCGACGAGCTCTCGGGCGGCGAGCAGCAGCGCACCGCGATCGCGCGCGCGCTGGTCGGCAACCCGAAGATCCTCCTGTGCGACGAGCCGACCGGCAATCTCGATCCGTCCAACACGACCGAGATCATGGAGCTGCTTCAGCGCATCAACCTCAAAGGCACGACGGTCGTGGTCGCCACGCACAACCAGGCCGTCGTCGACCGCATGCGGCGCCGCGTCGTCCGGCTCGAGCATGGCCGCATCTTGCACGACGACGAGAAGGGCTACTATTTCCGTGGACTGGGGCAGACTGCGGTTCTTCCTGGGTGAAGTCTTCGCGAACTTCACCCGCAACGCCGGCATGCAGTTCACCGCCATCGGGACCGTCGCGGTCACGATCGTGCTGCTCGGCTCGTTCCTCTACGTCCGCGACACGCTGACGACGTTCGGCAACGGCGTACTCTCGCAGATCGAGATCGCCGTCTACCTCAAAGACGGCGTCGACGACAAGCAGGCTCAGGGGCTCGCGCAAGATCTCGCGCGCGATCCGCGCGTCGCCTCGGCGACGTACATCCCCAAGAAAGACGGCTTGCAGCACATGCACGACGTCCTGGGCAAGGACTTCGACACCTCGCTGCTGACCGCGAACCCGCTCCCCAACGCCTATCACGTCAAGGTCAAGGACGCCGATCAGGTCGCGGCCGTCGCCGCCCACATCGGCAAGGATCCGCGGGTCGCCAAGGTCGACTATGCCGCCGACACGGTCGACAAGCTACTGAAGACCGCGGCCATCCTGTGGCGGGCCGGGATCGCGCTGATCGGCCTGTTGACCCTCTCCGCGGCCGTGGTGATCGCCAACACGATCCGCCTGACGGTCTTCGCACGGCGGCGTGAAATCGCGATCATGCAGTTAGTGGGCGCGACGAACACCTACATCCGAATGCCGTTCATCGCCGAGGGAATGCTGGCGGGCGTTCTCGGCGCGGCGCTGGCGATCGCGGTCCTGGCCGCCGCCGAGCACGAGATCGTGCCGCGGCTGGCGCAGACGCTGCAGTTCGTCACCTTCCACGTCAACGAGCTGCAGCTCGCGGGGGAGCTGCTGGGCTGTGGGGCGGCCGTCGGGCTCGTCGCCTCCTGGTTCAGCGTCGGCCGGCACCTGCGCGCGTGAGCGACGCCGCGGGCACGATCCTGCTGGTCGACGACGACAGCCGCCTGCGCGGCATCCTGCGGGCCAACTTCGAGGTGGTCGGCTACGCGGTAGTCGACACCCGCGACGGCACGGGCGCGCTGGCCGCGCTCGACCAAGGCCGCCCCGACGCGATCGTCGTCGACGTCCTGGCCCAGCACGACGACGGGCCGACGGTCGTGCGCCGCATCCGCACCCATCCCGACGGCGCGCGCGTCCCGCTGATCGTGCTGGCCGCGCGCAACCGGCCCGACGAGGCCGTGCGCGCGCTCGAGGCCGGCGCCGACGACGTAGTCGTCAAGCCGTTCGCGCCTGAAGAGATGATCGCGCGCGTGCGCGGCAAGATCAAGCGGGCTGCCGAGGTCGAAGCGGTGCAACCGCTGACCAAGCTGCCCGGCAACGGACCGATCGAGGCCGAGATCAAGCGCCGCATCGCCGGCACCGCGCCGTGGTCCGTCCTCTACGTCGACCTCGACGGCTTCAAGGCGTTCAACGACGCGTTCGGCTTCGCCAAGGGCGACGACGTGCTGCGCATGCTGGCTCGGGTCGCGAGCGAAGTGCTGCGCACCAGCGGCGAGCGCGACGACTTTCTGGGTCACGTCGGCGGCGACGACTTCGTGCTGGTCACCGAACCCGCCAAGGCGCAGACGATCGGCGAGTCGATCGTCGCGGCCTTCGACCGCAGCATCCGTTCGCTGCAACGCGACACGCGGGTGCCGTACTGCACGGTCTCGATCGCGGTCGTGTCCGGCTCGCGTTCGCCGATCGGCGCCACCTACCGCAGCATCTCCGAGCGCGCGGCCAAGGTGAAGAAGGAAGCCAAACGCCGCCGCGGCTCGGTGGTGGTCACCGAAGAGGAGCTGGCGTGAACGCGCTGCGCCGCCCGCTCGCGCTGATCGCACTGCTGGCCCTGGCCGCGCCGCCCGCGCTGGCCACGACGACGACGCATCATCACCGCGGCGTCTCCGTTTCGCCGGCGCACACGCGCGCCATCGACGCCAAGATCGCCGCGCAGCGGGCGCGCATCGAAGGCATCCACGCCAAGCTGCACGAGAAGCGCGCCGAGCTGAGCGGCGCGCAGGCGCGCGAGGCCGCGTTGCAGGCGCAGCTCAACGAGACCAACCGCAACATCGGGCACGTCAACGCGATGCTCGGCGGCACCGAAGGGCAGATCCGCTCGACGCAGCGCAAACTGGCGTGGAATCAGCTGCAGCTGCGCGGCGCGCAGGCGACGCTGCGCCGGCATCAGGACGCGCTCGACCGTCGGCTCGTCGACGCGTACGAGCGCGGCGACCTGGGCTACATCGACGTGCTGCTGCAAGCGCGCTCGTTCACCGACTTCGTCGAGCGCTGGAACGACGTGCGCTACCTGGTGAAGGCCAACGAGGCGACGATTCGCGCGCGCCGGGCCGACGAACGGCAAGTCGCGCTGATCCAGGCCAGCCTGCTGGGCGCGCAGACCGAACTGCAGACGGAAGAGGCGCAGCAGCAGCAGCAGCGGTTCGCGCTCGACGGGTTGGCGCAACAGCGCCGCAACTTGGTCGCCGCGGCCGACAGCCAGCGGCGCTCGGTGCAGACCGAGGTCACGCAGCTCGACGACATCTCCGAGGCCGAGGAGGCCGAGCTCGAGGGCCTGATCCGCGAGAAGCAGCGCGAGGCCGAGCTCGCCTACCAGCAGGCGCGGCGCGCGGCGCTGCTGTCCGGCGAAGAGCTGCCGCCCGAGCCGGGCGCGCCGGGCGAGCTGATGTGGCCGGTCTCCGGGCCGATCACCTCACCGTTCGGCTACCGCATGCACCCCGTCTACCACCGCATGATCCTGCACGCCGGGATCGACATCGGCGTCCCGACCGGGACGACGGTCGCCGCCGCGGCGGCCGGCAAGATCATCGTCGCCGGCTACGAGGGCGACTGCGGCAACATGGTCGCCATCGACCACCACGGCGGCCTCTCGACCATGTACTGCCACCTCTCGCAGATCTTCGTCTCGGTCGGACAAGAAGTGCAGCGCGGGCAAGCGATCGGCGCCGCCGGCGCGACGGGCGACGCGACCGGACCGCACGTTCACTTCCAGGTCATGCAGGACGGGCACCCGGTCGACCCCATGTCGTTCCTCAAATAGCGAAGTGGTCAGGCCGACGGGCCACAGGGAGGTCCAAGCCTCCCGGATCAGCGTTAAAGACCGGTAAGCGACTGGAACAAAGTCCGACGTAGGTGGGTTCCACCTCGTACCGAGCTCGTCGTCCGAAGGATATCGTTTGACCGCCCGTACCCGAGTCTTGTCCGCCGTTGCCGTGGTCGTCGTCGCCGCCCTGGCGGGCGCCGCCTATCTCGACCGCGCCGGCGCCGCCGCCGACGCGCCCACGGTGCTGCTCGGCGACGGACAGCACGTCGTCGGCCTCGACCTGCAGAGCTTCCTGGACCGCGGCAACGACCCGCACACGATGTTGGCGCAAGCCTACGAGCGCGTCGAGCACGTCTACTACAAGCCGGTTCCCGATCAAGCGCTGGTGCGCGGCGAAGAGACCGCGCTGACCAAGTTCTTGGAGCTGCACAAAGTCGCCGATCCGCGCGTGCCGCAGGCGGTCGCCACCGGCGATCGTGCGCACGACCTGAGCGTGCTCGAGAACACCCTCTCGACGGTGACCAAGCGCTACGGCAACGTCGCGACGCCGACCATCTACACGCAGGTCGCGCTGACCGGGATGTTGGGCGGTCTGGGCGATCCGTACACGACGTATCTTTCGCCGCAAGAGATCGGCCAGCTCGACGAGCAGCTTGACGGCGGCAACTTCGCCGGCATCGGCGTCTACATCGTGCAGGATCAGAAGACCGGCGCGATCGTGGTCGATCCGATCGAAGGCAATCCCGCCATCAAGGCCGGCGTGCGCACCGGCGATACGATCCTGGCCGTCGACGGCCACTCGACGATGGGCCAGAAGATCGACGCCGTCGAGCGCGAGATCCGCGGCCCCAGCGGCACCGTCGTCAACCTGACGCTGCGCCGCCACACCTCGCGCAAGACCGACGTCGTGCCGGTGACGCGCGCGCAAGTGCACGTCCCCTCGGTGCGCGCCGAGATCGAAGACCACATCGACTACATCCGCCTGGCCGACTTCGGCCAGACCTCGGCCGACGAAGTGCGCAAGGCGCTGCTCGACGGCAAGGCGCAGAACGTGCGCGGCTACATCCTCGACCTGCGCAACAACGGCGGCGGCCTGCTCGACGCCGGCGTCGACGTCTCGAGCCTGTTCATCCCGCAGGGGCCGATCGTCTCGACCATCGACCGCGCGGGCGACCGCGAAGTGCGCGACGCGACCGGCCATGCCGTCGACGCGAAGCCGCTGGTGGTGCTGGTCAACCAATACACCGCGTCGGCCTCGGAGATCACCGCCGGCGCGATCCAAGACTACGGGGTCGGCACGCTGGTCGGCACCAAGACGTTCGGCAAAGGCGTCGTGCAGAGTCTGTACACCATGCCGGACAAGGGCGCGCTCAAGATCACGACCGCGCGCTACCTCACCCCCAAGGGCCGCGACATCCAGCACAAGGGGATCATCCCCGACGTCGTCGTCCCGCAACGCGTCGACCAACCGATCATCGATACGCCTGCCGACGCACAGCTCAATGCCGCGAAAAAGATCATCGAGAAAAAGGACGCCTGATGAATCGCCTCGTTCCCTTGGCCACCGCCGCCCTGCTCGCCCTCGCCACCGCGCGCGTGCCCGCCGCCGTTCCGACGGTCGGCCTCTCGCCGCAGCAAACCGAAGAACTGGTCTCGACGTACGCGCACCTGACCGGTGATTTCTACAAGACGGTCGATCGCAGCGCCGCGCTCGAGGGCGCGCGCACGGCGATGCTGACGTATCTGACCAAGCAGGCGCACCTGAGCAACGTCAAGCTGCCCGCGGTGCACGCCGGTGCCAACGACACCGAGAACGCCGAAGCGCTGCAGCACGAAGTCAGCGACGCGGTCGTCGCGTACGGCGCGAAGGTCAAGCCGGTCGATTCGATCAGCGGCCCGCAGCAGATCACCTACGCCGCGATGGCCGGCGTGCTCAACTCGGTGAAGGACCGTTACACGGTCTTCCTCTCGCCCAAGGAGTACGCGGCACTCAACGAAGGCCTCGACGGCACCTCGTTCGGCGGCGTCGGCATCTCGTACACGATCGACGACAAGACCAAGAACCTGGTCGTCGAGAACGTCATCCTCGACGGGCCGTCCGACAAGGCGGGCCTGCAGTCGGGCGATGAGATCGTCGCCATCGACGGCAAGCCGGTCACGACGATCCTCTCCGGCGCGACGCAGCTCGAAGTGCAGCAGAAGAAAGTCACCGACGTGCTGCGCGGCGAGCCCGGCACCAAGGTCGCGTTGACGATCCTGCGCGACGGCAAGACGCTCGCGCCGGTGACGATCACCCGCGCCGAGATCCACCAGCCCAGCGTGCTCTCCAAGATGCTGCCCGGCGACGTCGGCTACGTGCAGCTGGCCGTGTTCGGCGCGACGACCGCCGACGAGCTGAACACCGCCCTCAAGCGGCTCGACTCGGAAGGCGCGAAGGCGTACGTGCTCGACCTGCGCTACAACGGCGGCGGCTACCTCAACGCCGCGGTCGACGTCAGCTCGAAGTTCATCTCGAGCGGCCCGATCGTCAGCGTGCAGTCGCGCGCCGGCACCGACACCGAGTACGATGCCGAGAACGACGCGATCGCGCCGCGCCCGTTGGCCGTGCTCGTCAACCAGTACACCGCGTCGGCCTCGGAGATCACCGCCGGTGCGATCCAGGACAGCGGCGTCGGCGAGCTGGTCGGCACCAAGACCTTCGGTAAGGGCGTCGTGCAGACGATCTTCCCGATGCGTGACGGCTCGGCGGTGAAGATCACGACCGCGCGCTACTTCACCCCCAAGGGCCGCGACATCAACGCCATCGGCATCCAGCCCGACATCGCCAGCGCCTTGCCCAAGGACGAGAAGATCCGGCCCGGCGATCCCAAGCAAGACCCGCAGCTGGTCGCCGCGCTGAACTACCTCAACGGCCGCCTCGCGCAGCTGCCGCCCGCGCCGGTGGCGAGCCCCGCGAACCAGTAGCGCCCGCCACGCGAAAACGAAACGACCGCGTCCCGTCCGGGGCGCGGTCGTTTTCGTTTGGCGTCGCGAGCGACCCGAGCGATCAGGTCTTCTTGCGGCTGGTGGTCGCCTTCTTGGCCGGAGCCTTCTTGGCGGCCGTGGTCTTCTTGGCACCCGCGCTCGCCGTGGTCTTCTTGGCGGGCGCGGCGGCCTTCTTCGCGGCCGGCGCCTTCTTGGCGGTGGCCGTCGACTTCTTGGCGGCGGTCGCCTTCGGCGGCGGCGCCTTGGTCGCGGCCGTCTTCTTGGCGGCGGTCTTCTTGGCGGCGCCGGCGGTCGACGTCGTGGCCTTGCGGCCGCGGGTCGTCTTCTTGACCGCGGGCTGATCGGCGATGAAGTCTTCCGTCGTCGCGTCGAGCTCGGCGTCGACCTCGGCGGATTCCAGCTCGGCCGCGGCCCGGCGGCCCGCCGGGAGGGCGGGCAGCGGCGGCGCGGTCTCGAGATGACCACCGACGGCCAGCGCGCGCTCTTCGGGCGAGCGGCGGCGGCGTGAGGGACGCGCGGCGCGGACGGGTTCGTTCGATGCCGGAGGCGCGGTCAGCGACGGCGGCGGCGGCTCGACGGCGACGTCACCGCGCTTGCGGTTCCACGGTGCGATCGCACGCGAGGGGGTGGGCGGCGCGGTCTCGCCGGTCGGGTGGGCGCAACCGCCGGAGTCGACCCGGAAGATGTGGCGATCCGGCACGGCGGTGCTGGCCGGCGGCGCGGCGCCCTCGGCGGCACCGGCGGCCAACGGCTGCCCGTCGGCGCCCACGCCGCCGCGACCGCGGCGACGACGACGGCGGCGGCGGCGCTTGCGCTCGCCCTCGCCGTTGGGTGCGCCGGCGGCGACCGCCGGCTGCTGGGCAACCTCGTCCTCGTCGTCCTCGTCCTCGTCGAGCTCCGGCTCGGCGATGGCGACCCCGGCCCGTGCCGGAGCGGCGGCGCTGGCCGCGACCTCGCCCGGACCGGCGGCACCACCGCGGCCACGACGGCGGCGACGGCGGCGCTTGCGCTCACCGTTGCCGCCGATACCGGCCTCGTCGCCGGCGGCATCGCCATTGGCGGCGACCGACGCGGGCGCGTGCGCGGGCGTCGAGGTGGTGTGGACCGCGGCGACGCGGTCGCCCGAGAGCTTCTCGCCCGGCAGCGCACCGCCGGCACGAGCGCCGGAGAGCGACTCGCCCGGCAGCAGCGCAACGTTGCCGTCGAGTGCCTTCTGAGCGGTGGTCTTGGGGCCGCTGTGCTTGGCGGCGACCTCTTCGGTCGTCGAGATGCCGATGGAGGTCCGGCCGCCCAGGCCCTTCTCGGCCTCCTCGGCCAGTTCGCGCAGCTCGGCGGCCTGCTCGGCGGCGGTCAGCTCGCGCTTGCGGCCGCGTCCGCCACGTCGGCGGCGCTTCTTGCCGGCCTCGGCGGCTTGCTGTTCGACCGGCGTGCGCGGCTCGGCGAGGACCTCGCCGCCGTCGACGTCGAGGACCTTGATCTTGATCGTCTTGCCGACCGCATTGGCCGCGTTCTCGACCTCGACCAGGCGGCCGGCGACGACCGCCGCAGCCGAGGTCGCGTTGGGCAGGCGCAGGTTGAGCAGCTCGACCTCGAACTCGTCGCCGACGCGAATCGGCGCCAGCGTCGGGAGGTCGGCGTCGCCGTAGACGATGCGCGGGCGCTCGGGGTGGAGGGACGGATCGACGAACACGTCGATCGGCGCGCCGATTTGCGTGGCCAGCTGATCGCGCTCGTCCTCGTACCAGTACTCGGCTTGCGCGGCGACGCTCGGCGCGGCGGCGATGTGCACGTGCTGCGGCGCGCCGTTGCGGTGCGCGGCGATCGCGCGGAAGGCGTCGATGGTCACCGTCTCGGGCGACATCACGCTGCCCAGGCCCTCGCAGGTCGGGCACTTGCCGCGCAGCTGCTGGCCCAGATCCTTGCCGACGCGCTTGCGCGTGAACTCGAGCAGACCCAGCGGCGAGAACGACTGAATCGTCGAGCGGGTGCGGTCTTTGCGCAGCCCCTCCTGCAGCGCCGCGATGACTTTGTTGCGATCGCCTTCCGAGGACATGTCGATGAAGTCGCACACGATGATGCCGCCGATGTCGCGCAAGCGCACTTGGCGCGCGATCTCGCTGGCCGCTTCGACGTTGGTGCGCACGATCGTGTCGTCAAGGTTCTTGCCGCCGGTGAACTTACCGGAGTTGACGTCGACGACGGTCAGCGCTTCGGTCGACTCGATCACGATCGAGCCGCCCGAGGGCAGCTTCACCGTCGGCTTCATCAAACGCGCGAT
The window above is part of the Candidatus Sulfotelmatobacter sp. genome. Proteins encoded here:
- a CDS encoding NgoMIV family type II restriction endonuclease, with amino-acid sequence MNDLLPQLAQARADFLSQIKTSILWVKPKSGLKRSIVSRLGPHVDGAVSVADVDNASSVAISWEWASRLSGEFAASEPAQDSGKLFQFAVRDFLERGFGLGAEIRPGNWHWKTEFGISNFDQYAHMNDIRTALEANKELRTIFSEQFIVKPDIVVYRSPLRGEDVGRQDGAPVGNLSPLLDDAQLSHGHPLLHASVSCKITMRSDRAQNTRTEALNLLRNRKGRAPSIVAVTAEPLPTRLSSLALGTGDVDFVYHAALPELREALTAIGNEDQLDMLNTIVHGRRLRDISDLVLDLLI
- a CDS encoding DNA cytosine methyltransferase yields the protein MEATVFAARAGRSSGLLIADLFAGAGGITAGFRAAGFTPVAAVESNKWAARSYSENFGNHIFTCRIEEMYVERSSEALRWSLPNISLWPMDLETPRIDVLVGGPPCQGFSPLGRMGDWKYEDPTNKLWKHYVRVLDVVRPKVFVIENVPEFLKSSEFELLTKCVVDLNYDVAFQVLNASDFGVPQRRKRAITIGSRIGAASLPKPEVALRRTVRDAIGDLPIWPDGKNWHIARRPTAISLERYRAVPPGGNRFDLMRSRPDITPRCWLNKTSGSTDVFGRMKWDEPAPTIRTEFFKPEKGRYLHPEAHRPITIREAARLQTFPDDFIFVGSSVQAAKQIGNALPVELSRQIAIHVRRMLSVDVMSYRSP
- a CDS encoding acyl-CoA dehydrogenase family protein, with translation MNFDLTDDQKAIQDLCRDFARNEVAPQAERNDREERFPYDLVAKMAELGLMGLPFPEECGGAGADTVSYALAVMEISRADASTGITLAAHVSLGASPIYLFGTEEQKQKWLVPLAKGERLWGFGLTEPEAGSDAGNTQTRAELRDGRWVINGTKAFITNSGTDITGGTTITAVTGVGADGRKEISNLIVPQDTPGFTRSKKYAKMGWRASDTRELSFVDAAVPEENLLGPRGRGLKQFLTILDGGRISVAALSVGVAMGAYDEAYKYATQRRAFGTTISKFQAIQFKLADMLMEIEHAKLMVIKAAWEKDNKRPYELSASLAKLYSGEVSRRVVNEAVQIHGGYGFMDEYPVSRMYRDQKINEIGEGTNEVQRLVIARMIGL
- the ftsE gene encoding cell division ATP-binding protein FtsE, which encodes MIRLRGVSLTYPNGTRALDDVDLEIEKGSFVFLVGHSGTGKSSLLRLLYREEVPDRGEVTVDGIRVDTLRRGKVSRLRRNIGVVFQDFKLLNRKTVWENVAFALQVTGVGTRDLMRMVPRALDLVGLSHKSRMFPDELSGGEQQRTAIARALVGNPKILLCDEPTGNLDPSNTTEIMELLQRINLKGTTVVVATHNQAVVDRMRRRVVRLEHGRILHDDEKGYYFRGLGQTAVLPG
- the ftsX gene encoding permease-like cell division protein FtsX, yielding MDWGRLRFFLGEVFANFTRNAGMQFTAIGTVAVTIVLLGSFLYVRDTLTTFGNGVLSQIEIAVYLKDGVDDKQAQGLAQDLARDPRVASATYIPKKDGLQHMHDVLGKDFDTSLLTANPLPNAYHVKVKDADQVAAVAAHIGKDPRVAKVDYAADTVDKLLKTAAILWRAGIALIGLLTLSAAVVIANTIRLTVFARRREIAIMQLVGATNTYIRMPFIAEGMLAGVLGAALAIAVLAAAEHEIVPRLAQTLQFVTFHVNELQLAGELLGCGAAVGLVASWFSVGRHLRA
- a CDS encoding response regulator; protein product: MSDAAGTILLVDDDSRLRGILRANFEVVGYAVVDTRDGTGALAALDQGRPDAIVVDVLAQHDDGPTVVRRIRTHPDGARVPLIVLAARNRPDEAVRALEAGADDVVVKPFAPEEMIARVRGKIKRAAEVEAVQPLTKLPGNGPIEAEIKRRIAGTAPWSVLYVDLDGFKAFNDAFGFAKGDDVLRMLARVASEVLRTSGERDDFLGHVGGDDFVLVTEPAKAQTIGESIVAAFDRSIRSLQRDTRVPYCTVSIAVVSGSRSPIGATYRSISERAAKVKKEAKRRRGSVVVTEEELA
- a CDS encoding peptidoglycan DD-metalloendopeptidase family protein; protein product: MNALRRPLALIALLALAAPPALATTTTHHHRGVSVSPAHTRAIDAKIAAQRARIEGIHAKLHEKRAELSGAQAREAALQAQLNETNRNIGHVNAMLGGTEGQIRSTQRKLAWNQLQLRGAQATLRRHQDALDRRLVDAYERGDLGYIDVLLQARSFTDFVERWNDVRYLVKANEATIRARRADERQVALIQASLLGAQTELQTEEAQQQQQRFALDGLAQQRRNLVAAADSQRRSVQTEVTQLDDISEAEEAELEGLIREKQREAELAYQQARRAALLSGEELPPEPGAPGELMWPVSGPITSPFGYRMHPVYHRMILHAGIDIGVPTGTTVAAAAAGKIIVAGYEGDCGNMVAIDHHGGLSTMYCHLSQIFVSVGQEVQRGQAIGAAGATGDATGPHVHFQVMQDGHPVDPMSFLK
- a CDS encoding S41 family peptidase translates to MSAVAVVVVAALAGAAYLDRAGAAADAPTVLLGDGQHVVGLDLQSFLDRGNDPHTMLAQAYERVEHVYYKPVPDQALVRGEETALTKFLELHKVADPRVPQAVATGDRAHDLSVLENTLSTVTKRYGNVATPTIYTQVALTGMLGGLGDPYTTYLSPQEIGQLDEQLDGGNFAGIGVYIVQDQKTGAIVVDPIEGNPAIKAGVRTGDTILAVDGHSTMGQKIDAVEREIRGPSGTVVNLTLRRHTSRKTDVVPVTRAQVHVPSVRAEIEDHIDYIRLADFGQTSADEVRKALLDGKAQNVRGYILDLRNNGGGLLDAGVDVSSLFIPQGPIVSTIDRAGDREVRDATGHAVDAKPLVVLVNQYTASASEITAGAIQDYGVGTLVGTKTFGKGVVQSLYTMPDKGALKITTARYLTPKGRDIQHKGIIPDVVVPQRVDQPIIDTPADAQLNAAKKIIEKKDA